Part of the Rhodospirillales bacterium genome, CGGCAGATACTGGCTGAGATCCAGCACCCGTATGCCCCCAAGAAGTTGCATCGTGTCTCCCCTGCCCGACCGCGTCGCTTCGCGGTTCCCCGCTCAGCGCGCCGGCACCGGCGGCACCGGTTGACGTTTGCGGGTCGGCGGCCCGGCCTCGGCCGGATCGGGATAGTCGAAGCGGATCTCGCCGTCTTCGACCCTGACCTGGACGATGCCTCCCTTGGCGAGACGCCCGAACAGCAGTTCCTCGGCAAGCGGCCGCTTGATGTGCTCCTGGATCACGCGAGCCAGCGGCCGCGCCCCGTAGCGTTGGTCATAGCCCTTGTCGACCAGCCACTTGCGCGCCTCGTCGGTCAGCTCGATGGTCACCTGGCGGTCGGCGAGCTGCACCTCCAGTTGAATCACGAACTTGTCGACGACGCGGCCGACCACCTCCGGCGACAGGCCGGCGAAGGGGATGATGGCGTCGAGGCGGTTGCGGAACTCCGGCGAGAACATGCGCTCGATGGCCTCGCTGTCGTCCCCGATCCGATCATGGCGCTCGAAGCCGATCGCCGGCTTGGCCAATTCGGCGGCGCCGGCATTGGTGGTCATGATCAGGATGACATTGCGGAAATCGACGGTCTTGCCGTTATGGTCGGTGAGCTTCCCGTGGTCCATCACCTGCAGCAGGATGTTGAACAGATCCGGATGCGCCTTCTCGATCTCATCCAACAGCAGCACGGTGTGCGGCTGCTTGTCGATGGCGTCGGTCAGCAGGCCGCCCTGGTCGAAGCCCACGTATCCCGGCGGCGCGCCGATCAAGCGCGACACCGTGTGGCGCTCCATGTATTCTGACATGTCGAAGCGCACCAGCTCGATGCCAAGGACGTGGGCCAGTTGGCGCGCCACTTCGGTCTTGCCGACCCCGGTGGGACCGGAAAACAGGTAGCTGCCGATCGGCTTCTCGGCCTCGCGCAGCCCGGCGCGGGCGAGCTTGATGGCGCTGGCCAGCGCCGCGATAGCGGTGTCCTGCCCGAACACCACCGTCTTGAGGTCCCGCTCGAGGGTCTGCAGAACCTTGCGGTCATCGCTGGAGACGCTCTTGGTCGGGATGCGGGCGATCTTGGCGACCACGTCCTCCACGTCCTTGACGGTCACTGTCGCGCGCCTGCGATGGGGCGGCACCAGCATACGCGACGCGCCCACTTCGTCGATGACGTCGATCGCCTTGTCGGGCAGCTTGCGGTCGTTGATGAAGCGCGCCGACAGCTCAACCGCGGTGCGCAGGGCCTCATTGGTGTAACGGACCGAGTGGTGGGACTCAAAGTAGGGCTTGAGGCCGCGGAGGATCTTGACCGAATCCTCCAGCGTCGGCTCGTTGACGTCGATCTTCTGGAAGCGGCGGACCAGCGCCCGGTCCTTCTCGAAGTAGTTGCGGTATTCCTTGTAGGTGGTCGAGCCGATGCAGCGCAGCGTGCCCGAGGCCAGCGCCGGCTTGAGCAGGTTGGAGGCGTCCATCGCGCCGCCGCTGGTGGCGCCGGCGCCGATCACGGTGTGGATCTCGTCGATGAACAGGATGGCGCCGGGGAACGCCTCCAGCTCCTTGACCACCTGCTTCAGCCGCTCCTCGAAATCGCCGCGATAGCGGGTGCCGGCCAGCAGCGCGCCCATGTCGAGGGCGTAGACCACGGCGTCCTGAAGGACTTCCGGCACCTCGCCAAGAACGATGCGGCGGGCCAGGCCCTCGGCGATGGCGGTCTTGCCGACGCCCGGATCGCCCACGTAGAGGGGGTTGTTCTTGCTGCGGCGGCAGAGGATCTGGATGGTGCGCTCGATCTCGGACTCGCGGCCGATCAGTGGATCAATCCGGCCTTCGCTGGCCTTGCGGTTGAGGTCGACGCAATAGGCCTCCAGCGCCTCGTGCCCCTTGCGCGCCGGTCGCTCGGTTGTCGCCTCCGCCTCGTCGGAGCCCTGAACGGTGCGCCGGCGGCCTTCGCCCGGCATCTTGGCGATGCCATGGGCGATGAAATTGACTGCGTCGAGCCGCGACATTTCCTGCAGTTGGAGGAAGTACACGGCGTGGGATTCCCGTTCCGAGAACAACGCCACCAGCACGTTGGCCCCGGTCACCTCTTCCCGCCCGGACGATTGCACGTGAATGACGGAGCGCTGAACCACCCGCTGGAAGCCGGCAGTGGGCTTCGGCTCGGCGGCGGCGGCGGCCTTCAAAGCCTCGAGCTCGCGGTCGACGAATTCGCTTACTTCGTGTCGCAACTGATCGACCTCCACGCCGCAGGCACGGAGCACCGGCAGCGCGTCCTCATCCTCCGTCAGCGCCAGAAGCAGATGCTCCAGGGTGGCGTACTCGTGGCGACGCTCAGTGGCCAGCGCCAAGGCCCGGTGCAGAGTCTGTTCGAGATTGCGCGACAGCATGGGCGTCCCTATTCGTTACCTTCTTTTTCAATGGTGCACTGCAGCGGATGCTGATGCTGACGCGCCAGCCCCATGACCTGGTTGACCTTGGTCTCGGCAACTTCATACGTGAAGATCCCGCAAATGCCGACGCCGCGGTGATGGACGTGGAGCATGATGCGCACCGCGTCCTCGTGACCCTTGCCGAAAAACCGTTCGAGGACATGAACGACGAACTCCATCGGCGTGTAGTCGTCGTTTAACATCAGAACTTTGTACATTGACGGCTTCTTGGTTTTCGGCCGCTTCTTGGTGGAAATGCCGGTCCCCGGAACGCCGTTTATGGACGGTCGGTTCGGGGCGCTCATGGTGTTTCTCCGTTCATTTCCTGTGCCACGACCTGCTCGGTTCGGAGTGTGCCCCACCCACTGCGGGCGTCCACCTCCAGTCCGAATATATCGCATTTTTTCCCACGAA contains:
- the clpA gene encoding ATP-dependent Clp protease ATP-binding subunit ClpA; the protein is MLSRNLEQTLHRALALATERRHEYATLEHLLLALTEDEDALPVLRACGVEVDQLRHEVSEFVDRELEALKAAAAAEPKPTAGFQRVVQRSVIHVQSSGREEVTGANVLVALFSERESHAVYFLQLQEMSRLDAVNFIAHGIAKMPGEGRRRTVQGSDEAEATTERPARKGHEALEAYCVDLNRKASEGRIDPLIGRESEIERTIQILCRRSKNNPLYVGDPGVGKTAIAEGLARRIVLGEVPEVLQDAVVYALDMGALLAGTRYRGDFEERLKQVVKELEAFPGAILFIDEIHTVIGAGATSGGAMDASNLLKPALASGTLRCIGSTTYKEYRNYFEKDRALVRRFQKIDVNEPTLEDSVKILRGLKPYFESHHSVRYTNEALRTAVELSARFINDRKLPDKAIDVIDEVGASRMLVPPHRRRATVTVKDVEDVVAKIARIPTKSVSSDDRKVLQTLERDLKTVVFGQDTAIAALASAIKLARAGLREAEKPIGSYLFSGPTGVGKTEVARQLAHVLGIELVRFDMSEYMERHTVSRLIGAPPGYVGFDQGGLLTDAIDKQPHTVLLLDEIEKAHPDLFNILLQVMDHGKLTDHNGKTVDFRNVILIMTTNAGAAELAKPAIGFERHDRIGDDSEAIERMFSPEFRNRLDAIIPFAGLSPEVVGRVVDKFVIQLEVQLADRQVTIELTDEARKWLVDKGYDQRYGARPLARVIQEHIKRPLAEELLFGRLAKGGIVQVRVEDGEIRFDYPDPAEAGPPTRKRQPVPPVPAR
- the clpS gene encoding ATP-dependent Clp protease adapter ClpS encodes the protein MSAPNRPSINGVPGTGISTKKRPKTKKPSMYKVLMLNDDYTPMEFVVHVLERFFGKGHEDAVRIMLHVHHRGVGICGIFTYEVAETKVNQVMGLARQHQHPLQCTIEKEGNE